A genomic window from Gossypium hirsutum isolate 1008001.06 chromosome D12, Gossypium_hirsutum_v2.1, whole genome shotgun sequence includes:
- the LOC107945120 gene encoding uncharacterized protein, whose amino-acid sequence MAFAKSSSYILPLVFALFTLLSSSNALASTPHPKAIADLKEGILKLLGFQADDVELSGLDSRDALVGHSVAYEFDVEIDRKVIPVKLLEDVNRWEYVDLPFLRVEELARPGVDNGLVEQKRISDDGLPVLAPFQLAGPMELWIRDAKDIRISLPHDVDAGVLKKVILADGAVVTVTGARSVSLRHPIDLPLPLNRTHNGFASGLMVLFEQLHHASRSQDAPLLSLRIVGPTSLTVPSSATPNNKLKLKRLAPGFVELSSMSKTKAMNGLSTIIPQEETATVLTPKHFATMWPLASINGSNANLVGFETLLSSLLGPKANKKGSFKLLKADVSAQTFVKIGFGVEKKLKQGDGFDLEGFPEWRTKPERVSMHFEVLAKVEGEKVIPERVVQVNPVDIEDTVAPNVVTGNITMSSIPVVYTPSNPFTL is encoded by the exons ATGGCGTTTGCCAAATCTTCATCTTATATCTTGCCATTGGTTTTCGCTTTATTTACGCTTCTGTCCTCTTCTAACGCCTTGGCTTCGACTCCTCACCCAAAAGCCATTGCT GATTTGAAAGAAGGAATTTTGAAGTTATTGGGATTCCAAGCCGATGATGTTGAGCTATCAGGGTTAGATTCGAGGGATGCACTTGTGGGTCATTCAGTGGCATATGAATTCGACGTTGAAATCGACAGAAAGGTGATTCCTGTTAAACTTTTGGAGGATGTGAATCGATGGGAGTACGTTGATTTGCCCTTTTTGAGGGTTGAAGAGCTAGCTAGACCCGGTGTTGATAATGGGTTGGTAGAGCAGAAGAGGATATCGGACGATGGGCTACCCGTTTTGGCCCCCTTTCAGTTGGCTGGTCCCATGGAGCTCTGGATTCGGGATGCCAAGGATATACGCATCTCCCTGCCG CATGATGTGGATGCTGGTGTGTTGAAGAAGGTAATATTAGCAGATGGTGCTGTGGTAACTGTCACGGGTGCGAGATCAGTTAGCCTGCGCCATCCTATTGATCTTCCATTACCTCTCAATCGAACTCATAACGGATTTGCGTCTGGCCTTATGGTCCTGTTCGAGCAACTTCATCATGCTTCTCGTAGTCAAGATGCTCCTCTCCTCTCCCTCCGTATTGTAGGCCCGACCTCTCTTACTGTTCCATCATCGGCAACTCCAAATAACAAGTTGAAGCTTAAAAGACTTGCACCTGGCTTTGTGGAACTATCCTCCATGTCTAAAACTAAGGCCATGAATGGTCTTTCCACTATTATTCCACAAGAAGAAACTGCAACAGTATTAACCCCAAAGCACTTTGCTACAATGTGGCCTCTTGCTTCAATCAATGGTTCCAATGCTAATTTGGTTGGTTTTGAGACACTCCTATCATCTTTGCTGGGGCCAAAAGCAAACAAGAAAGGTTCCTTCAAGTTATTGAAAGCTGATGTGTCAGCTCAAACATTTGTGAAGATTGGTTTCGGAGTGGAGAAGAAGTTGAAACAAGGAGATGGGTTTGATTTGGAGGGTTTTCCCGAGTGGAGGACAAAGCCTGAGAGGGTGAGTATGCATTTTGAGGTGTTGGCCAAGGTTGAAGGTGAGAAAGTTATTCCAGAGAGAGTGGTGCAGGTTAACCCGGTGGATATCGAGGACACGGTGGCACCCAATGTGGTGACAGGGAACATAACCATGTCATCCATTCCTGTTGTTTACACACCTTCCAATCCCTTCACCTTGTAA